From the genome of Thermococcus chitonophagus, one region includes:
- a CDS encoding LEA type 2 family protein, translating into MGKVGTAIAVIFLVWIIYTGYFALNFHPKVSAQWGAIEGDEVEVDFKVDLGNPSPLPLTLENMTLKLANVSVARVEDVKIGFLSQRVTIRSTINLDRLIDAIIAHIKNKEVSKVEISGTAKILNVIPYNFAHSTEFRTDILSYLQNIKEEPKTYTIGGVLPIKTPGIEGIDARWGSVSEEGIEVIGKIKLYNPNNFPLPITNLRADIFMNNIRIGKGEIVEGGIIPAKGYGTVVAKVIILPTPFKEAIKEHVLNGEVSSVRVDLYFSIKIGGEEVVIPVKDIETEVRTNILNSLNLN; encoded by the coding sequence ATGGGAAAAGTTGGGACTGCAATAGCTGTTATATTCCTCGTTTGGATAATTTACACTGGGTATTTTGCACTGAACTTTCATCCAAAAGTTTCAGCTCAGTGGGGTGCCATAGAGGGGGATGAGGTAGAGGTCGACTTTAAAGTTGACCTTGGTAATCCCTCGCCTCTCCCACTTACCCTTGAGAACATGACCCTAAAGCTAGCTAACGTCTCTGTGGCTAGAGTTGAAGACGTGAAGATAGGCTTCCTGTCTCAGAGAGTTACAATACGATCAACAATAAACCTCGACAGGTTAATTGATGCAATAATCGCCCACATAAAGAATAAGGAGGTTAGTAAAGTTGAGATCTCGGGAACGGCTAAGATACTCAATGTTATCCCCTACAACTTTGCCCACTCTACGGAATTTAGGACGGATATCCTTTCCTATCTCCAGAACATTAAGGAGGAGCCAAAAACCTACACAATTGGTGGAGTGCTCCCTATAAAGACACCAGGAATAGAAGGAATAGACGCTAGATGGGGCAGTGTTTCTGAGGAAGGAATAGAAGTTATTGGGAAAATAAAGCTTTACAATCCAAATAACTTTCCCCTTCCAATAACCAACTTACGTGCAGATATATTCATGAACAATATTAGAATAGGAAAGGGAGAAATAGTAGAAGGTGGGATAATACCAGCTAAGGGCTATGGGACTGTCGTAGCTAAGGTTATTATCTTGCCAACACCATTTAAGGAGGCTATAAAGGAACACGTTCTAAATGGTGAAGTTAGTTCCGTTAGGGTTGACCTGTATTTCTCAATAAAAATCGGTGGAGAAGAAGTGGTAATACCTGTCAAGGACATTGAGACTGAAGTGAGGACGAACATTTTGAACTCCTTAAATCTTAACTAA
- a CDS encoding DUF2139 domain-containing protein has product MILEKLERYPPRYGPEWGSGGIFGLRYHNETLYFTLAFEGEAHFVTQDSHKVYEFELVGPRPTSGGDTYNAVEIVDEFIYFGGWVHAPAKFRGKAQGNAIIDFSHKHSHVHEYDTSNGKIRLVWKESLHHPERWVGEISEILYNPYTDELLLCREDGHENLGVYSLNRRTGKIRRLNDRPSPKATQVHDVAFFGIGKNYTKGLEEIHALDMVTEKWERFSLGSSVDGEKYLEPHLGAMASINNRAFAFVRGGIFVGNPFNEEEFRFMRLFDFYTFYAPFRVNALPFGGGVLIGFNAHHDAYYKPRSEEELRYYTFTNTIVGPSVLVYITPPMVKIVGVFGARITSLEKVGDKIIVATSNTPNTGALDATPFDTGHRDFVVLDHGVIKESPPVRFTVPLRFPSEAMKLDAGTFGGIPLDGYRSPRLIINASRDNKLRIYEYDLVLPLNDATYDEFDINKGRNVIDLSSFSGIVSFKLDREDFKGLAKVELR; this is encoded by the coding sequence ATGATTCTTGAGAAACTTGAAAGATACCCTCCAAGATATGGTCCAGAATGGGGAAGCGGAGGAATTTTTGGCTTAAGATATCACAACGAGACCCTGTATTTTACACTAGCCTTTGAGGGAGAAGCTCACTTCGTAACTCAGGATTCCCACAAGGTTTACGAGTTCGAACTTGTCGGTCCAAGGCCTACTTCTGGAGGAGATACATATAACGCTGTGGAGATCGTTGATGAATTTATATACTTCGGTGGCTGGGTTCATGCTCCCGCAAAGTTCAGAGGAAAAGCCCAGGGAAATGCAATTATAGACTTCTCCCACAAGCACTCCCATGTCCACGAGTACGACACTTCCAACGGAAAGATAAGGCTGGTATGGAAGGAAAGCCTTCACCATCCAGAAAGGTGGGTCGGCGAGATCAGTGAAATCCTTTACAACCCCTATACTGACGAGCTTTTATTATGCAGAGAAGATGGCCACGAAAACCTTGGTGTTTATTCTTTAAATAGGCGTACTGGAAAAATAAGAAGGCTAAATGATAGACCAAGCCCAAAGGCAACCCAGGTTCACGATGTTGCTTTCTTTGGCATAGGCAAAAACTACACGAAGGGCTTGGAGGAGATCCATGCCCTTGACATGGTTACCGAGAAGTGGGAGAGATTTTCCCTAGGGAGCAGTGTGGATGGTGAAAAATACTTGGAACCACATCTTGGTGCTATGGCCTCGATAAACAACAGGGCCTTTGCATTCGTTAGGGGTGGTATTTTTGTTGGCAATCCCTTCAACGAGGAAGAGTTCAGATTCATGAGGCTGTTTGACTTCTATACCTTCTACGCTCCCTTCAGGGTCAATGCGCTTCCTTTTGGCGGTGGAGTGTTAATAGGCTTCAACGCTCACCACGATGCATATTACAAACCTAGGAGCGAGGAGGAGTTGAGGTACTACACGTTCACGAACACTATAGTCGGGCCAAGCGTTTTGGTTTATATAACTCCTCCAATGGTCAAGATTGTGGGGGTCTTCGGGGCGAGAATTACATCGCTTGAGAAGGTTGGAGATAAGATAATCGTCGCTACAAGCAACACGCCAAACACTGGGGCATTAGATGCTACGCCCTTTGACACGGGTCATAGGGATTTCGTAGTCCTTGATCACGGTGTTATAAAGGAATCTCCTCCAGTTAGGTTCACCGTTCCATTAAGGTTCCCCTCTGAGGCAATGAAGCTTGATGCTGGAACTTTTGGCGGAATTCCTCTAGATGGCTACAGGAGTCCGAGGCTCATCATAAATGCTAGTAGGGATAACAAGCTTAGAATATATGAGTACGATCTTGTCTTGCCGTTAAACGATGCTACCTATGACGAGTTTGATATTAATAAGGGTAGGAACGTTATAGACTTGAGCTCCTTCTCTGGAATAGTTTCCTTCAAGCTTGATAGGGAGGACTTCAAGGGCCTGGCTAAGGTAGAGCTGAGGTGA
- a CDS encoding DUF366 family protein — MELLVIKDKRIDYDGSAIRSHWAYRNFGILGDSLVVFRGRCDVKVEEMVDIEDLRQRKEIKSDDMIHYIIEVFWHPDVLLASVLQKLFIARLCELFSERGVKVERRGDDIYVGDKKLSISIATVSPVSIKIHIGINVTSRGVPQDVKAIGLQELGIDPEEFMEESGRILVEEFLKVRKDSMKVRWVL, encoded by the coding sequence ATGGAGCTCCTCGTAATTAAGGACAAAAGAATTGACTACGATGGCTCGGCAATAAGGAGCCACTGGGCCTACAGGAACTTCGGCATTCTAGGAGATTCTTTGGTGGTATTTAGAGGAAGGTGTGACGTTAAGGTCGAGGAAATGGTCGATATAGAGGATTTGAGGCAGAGGAAGGAGATAAAGAGCGATGATATGATCCACTACATAATCGAGGTCTTCTGGCATCCCGACGTTTTGCTTGCCTCGGTGTTGCAGAAGCTGTTCATAGCTAGGCTCTGCGAGTTGTTCTCAGAGAGAGGAGTTAAGGTGGAGAGAAGGGGAGATGATATATACGTTGGCGATAAGAAGCTGAGCATCTCGATTGCCACTGTGTCTCCGGTGAGCATCAAGATTCACATTGGGATAAACGTGACATCTAGGGGAGTTCCCCAGGATGTTAAGGCTATTGGCCTTCAAGAGCTGGGCATAGATCCTGAGGAGTTCATGGAGGAGAGTGGGAGGATTTTAGTCGAGGAGTTCCTTAAGGTGAGGAAGGATTCCATGAAGGTCCGGTGGGTTCTCTAG
- a CDS encoding diacylglycerol/polyprenol kinase family protein has product MSWVHVGIALASILIAITITKNLGEEYAWVNRKIIHFSIVPAILMMYLGLIEAKIFSTFAFTFAVGQLSFHVLRKEFEWFQIPGNYGEVFFAFSAGAIALLLDQKYATALLLVMAISDGVTGVIRFFYFRKKGFNVKLRKHWTGSLGFFLASLIIAVAFLEVTSIAKIAWALVLTLAEYQPWLDDNLAVPLAGGVLSLIL; this is encoded by the coding sequence ATGTCCTGGGTTCACGTTGGAATAGCCCTAGCATCGATACTCATTGCAATAACCATAACGAAAAATCTCGGAGAGGAGTACGCTTGGGTGAACAGGAAAATAATCCACTTCTCAATAGTTCCTGCAATCCTCATGATGTACCTCGGGCTTATAGAGGCCAAGATTTTCTCGACGTTTGCTTTCACATTCGCAGTTGGACAGCTCTCTTTCCACGTGCTAAGGAAGGAATTCGAATGGTTTCAAATCCCGGGGAACTATGGAGAAGTTTTCTTCGCATTTTCGGCTGGTGCAATAGCTCTGCTCCTCGACCAAAAATACGCTACGGCACTCTTATTAGTTATGGCCATAAGCGATGGCGTAACTGGGGTGATAAGGTTCTTCTACTTTAGGAAAAAGGGCTTTAACGTCAAGCTGAGAAAGCACTGGACAGGCAGCTTAGGCTTCTTCTTGGCTTCGCTGATAATAGCAGTAGCGTTCCTTGAGGTAACGTCAATAGCCAAAATAGCTTGGGCCCTAGTACTTACACTAGCGGAGTATCAGCCATGGCTAGATGACAACCTAGCGGTGCCACTAGCGGGGGGAGTTTTAAGTCTAATCCTGTAA
- the lysS gene encoding lysine--tRNA ligase yields the protein MVHWADHMAEKIIRERGEKELYVVESGITPSGYVHIGNFRELFTAYIVGHALRDRGYKVRHIHMWDDYDRFRKVPKNVPQEWKEYLGMPVREVPDPWGCHDSYAEHFMDLFESEVEKLGMEVDFLYASELYKKGEYSEEIRKAFENRGKIMAILNKYREIAKQPPLPENWWPAMVYCPEHRKESEIIEWDGEWKVKFRCPEGHEGWTDIRDGNVKLRWRVDWPMRWAHFGVDFEPAGKDHLAAGSSYDTGKDIIKKVYGKEAPLTLMYEFVGIKGQKGKMSGSKGNVILLSDLYEVLEPGLVRFIYARHRPNKEIKIDLGLGLLNLYDEFDKVERIYFGVEKGKGDVEELKRTYELSMPKKPERLIAQAPFRFLAVLVQLPHMTEEKIISTLISQGHVPKALDYQDLERIKLRIKLAKNWVEKYAPDDVKFVILDKPPEIEIPEEIREAMLEVAQWLEGREAFTIDELNNVLYDVAKKRGIPSKSWFSTLYKVFIGRERGPRLASFLASLDRKFVIRRLRLEA from the coding sequence ATGGTTCACTGGGCCGATCACATGGCCGAGAAGATAATCAGGGAGAGAGGAGAGAAGGAGCTTTACGTCGTTGAGAGTGGAATAACGCCGAGCGGTTACGTTCACATAGGGAACTTCAGGGAGCTCTTTACTGCTTACATAGTTGGTCACGCCCTGAGGGATAGGGGCTACAAGGTCAGACACATCCACATGTGGGATGATTACGATAGATTCAGGAAAGTTCCAAAGAACGTCCCCCAGGAATGGAAGGAGTACTTGGGAATGCCCGTTAGGGAAGTTCCAGATCCCTGGGGCTGTCATGACAGCTATGCGGAGCACTTCATGGATTTGTTTGAGAGCGAGGTGGAAAAGCTGGGGATGGAAGTTGACTTCCTTTATGCGAGTGAGCTCTACAAGAAAGGTGAGTATTCAGAGGAAATTAGGAAAGCCTTTGAGAACAGGGGGAAAATTATGGCTATCCTTAACAAGTACAGGGAGATAGCTAAGCAACCTCCTCTGCCCGAGAACTGGTGGCCGGCAATGGTTTACTGTCCGGAGCACAGGAAAGAGTCCGAAATAATTGAATGGGATGGGGAGTGGAAGGTCAAGTTCAGGTGCCCAGAGGGTCACGAGGGCTGGACTGATATAAGGGATGGGAACGTTAAGCTGAGGTGGAGGGTAGACTGGCCAATGCGCTGGGCCCACTTTGGGGTTGACTTTGAACCAGCTGGAAAGGATCATTTGGCTGCTGGCTCAAGCTATGATACTGGTAAGGACATAATAAAGAAAGTGTATGGAAAGGAGGCTCCTCTAACTCTAATGTACGAGTTCGTTGGTATCAAGGGGCAAAAGGGCAAGATGAGCGGAAGTAAGGGCAACGTCATTCTCTTGAGTGACCTATATGAGGTTCTCGAGCCGGGTCTCGTCAGGTTCATCTACGCAAGGCACAGGCCAAATAAGGAGATCAAGATTGACCTTGGTCTTGGCTTACTCAACTTATATGATGAATTTGATAAGGTCGAGAGAATATACTTTGGAGTTGAGAAGGGAAAGGGTGATGTCGAAGAGCTTAAGAGGACTTATGAGCTTTCAATGCCAAAGAAGCCCGAGAGGTTAATAGCTCAGGCTCCCTTCAGATTCTTGGCCGTTCTTGTTCAGCTACCCCATATGACGGAGGAAAAGATAATATCAACTTTAATCTCCCAGGGGCACGTTCCTAAGGCTCTGGACTACCAGGACTTGGAGAGGATTAAGCTCAGGATAAAGCTGGCCAAGAATTGGGTGGAAAAGTACGCGCCCGATGATGTGAAGTTTGTAATACTTGACAAGCCTCCCGAAATTGAAATTCCAGAGGAGATAAGGGAGGCTATGCTTGAGGTTGCCCAGTGGTTGGAGGGTCGTGAAGCGTTTACTATCGATGAGCTAAACAACGTCCTATACGATGTTGCGAAGAAGAGGGGGATACCGAGCAAGAGTTGGTTCTCGACCCTCTACAAGGTGTTCATTGGAAGGGAGAGGGGTCCAAGGCTCGCCAGCTTCTTAGCATCACTTGACAGAAAGTTCGTGATTAGGAGGCTTAGGTTGGAGGCTTAA
- a CDS encoding P-loop NTPase family protein: MIGVGGINVKFEGELDDGFEEGFLTSFARRYLPDVFPRNGDPHVVVKRVKGEGFRVLNYLYDYNGVDEYLVESQVPEAYENEAPVFFLLQAVARAGAKTGRIFITDSVAVSDGRKGILFVGYPHTGKSTISTLSLSYGLTVLSTENTVVDAKSLRIVGGTTVLIYDPRIEDLYNVRLSYDSLTRSGYRVKEIDSEDRRKILGRVRINVIIILHSAFNCKGASFSPVKGRKVKKSLWYFSTALIKGVDYYEPQPLNMPVNEAMMKNLGEFLDRASRVKMYEAFGNHLDVFKKSLELIDYEV; encoded by the coding sequence ATGATAGGAGTTGGAGGAATAAACGTTAAGTTTGAAGGGGAGCTTGATGATGGTTTTGAGGAAGGTTTCCTAACTTCTTTTGCTAGAAGGTACCTTCCTGATGTTTTTCCGAGGAATGGAGATCCTCATGTGGTAGTCAAGAGGGTTAAGGGCGAGGGATTTAGGGTCTTGAACTACCTCTACGACTATAATGGGGTAGATGAGTATCTCGTGGAGTCTCAGGTTCCAGAGGCATATGAGAATGAGGCTCCCGTTTTCTTCCTTCTTCAAGCTGTTGCAAGAGCTGGGGCTAAGACCGGGAGGATATTCATTACAGACTCGGTGGCAGTTTCGGACGGGAGGAAGGGGATCCTCTTTGTTGGCTACCCGCACACTGGAAAGAGCACGATCTCTACCCTTTCCCTCTCCTATGGACTTACGGTATTAAGCACGGAGAATACTGTTGTCGATGCAAAGAGCCTGAGAATAGTTGGCGGAACTACCGTCCTGATTTATGATCCCAGGATAGAGGATCTGTACAATGTGAGGTTATCCTATGATTCTCTCACGAGAAGTGGGTACAGGGTCAAAGAGATAGATTCGGAGGATAGACGTAAAATCCTTGGAAGGGTTAGAATTAACGTAATCATAATCCTTCACTCTGCCTTCAACTGTAAAGGGGCGAGCTTTTCACCCGTCAAAGGAAGAAAGGTCAAGAAGAGCCTGTGGTACTTTTCTACCGCTTTAATAAAGGGAGTGGACTACTACGAGCCTCAGCCGTTAAACATGCCTGTAAATGAGGCTATGATGAAGAACCTTGGAGAGTTCCTTGATAGAGCTTCGAGGGTTAAGATGTACGAGGCCTTTGGAAATCATCTTGATGTATTCAAGAAGTCACTTGAGCTGATAGACTATGAGGTATGA